A single region of the Halorussus gelatinilyticus genome encodes:
- a CDS encoding DUF7344 domain-containing protein gives MDFETAFDLLSNEYRRAIVALLDEEGSVPRERLPRRLLARGVGPDDDRTRRRLRIALHHNHLPRLADAGVLTYDDEAVTATAKVAAVASWLDGSNHTPTTARSDLDEQLTAFYA, from the coding sequence ATGGACTTCGAAACCGCGTTCGACTTACTGAGTAACGAGTACCGACGCGCCATCGTCGCGCTCTTAGACGAGGAAGGGTCGGTCCCCCGCGAACGACTGCCGAGGCGCCTCCTCGCGCGCGGCGTTGGCCCGGACGACGACCGGACCCGACGTCGGTTGCGCATCGCGCTCCACCACAACCACCTGCCGCGTCTGGCCGACGCTGGCGTCCTGACGTACGACGACGAGGCGGTGACTGCGACCGCGAAAGTAGCGGCGGTCGCGTCGTGGCTCGACGGGTCGAACCACACCCCGACGACCGCGCGGAGCGACCTCGACGAGCAACTGACCGCGTTCTACGCGTAG
- a CDS encoding GNAT family N-acetyltransferase — MVSIEVGTTADADAAADLWVELAEGQREYDSHLLPAENRQTLRESIAQHAVADELLVARADESDADGESDDREIVGFVTVDIESSGYEQDAVRGVVRNIYVVPARRGEGVGSALLDAAETRLAEAGADAVSLDVMAENADARRFYRRHGYAPHRVELEKSVESDTLTKE; from the coding sequence ATGGTCTCCATCGAGGTCGGTACGACTGCGGACGCCGACGCGGCCGCCGACCTGTGGGTCGAACTCGCCGAGGGACAGCGCGAGTACGACTCCCACCTCCTGCCCGCGGAGAACCGCCAGACACTCCGGGAGTCCATCGCCCAGCACGCGGTGGCCGACGAACTCCTCGTGGCTCGCGCCGACGAGTCGGACGCAGACGGGGAGTCGGACGACCGCGAAATCGTCGGCTTCGTGACCGTCGACATCGAGTCGAGCGGCTACGAGCAGGACGCGGTTCGCGGCGTCGTCCGGAACATCTACGTCGTGCCCGCGCGCCGCGGCGAGGGCGTCGGGTCGGCGCTCCTCGACGCCGCGGAGACCCGACTCGCCGAGGCGGGGGCCGACGCCGTCTCGCTCGACGTGATGGCCGAGAACGCCGACGCGCGCCGATTCTACCGCCGCCACGGCTACGCTCCTCACCGCGTCGAACTGGAAAAATCGGTCGAAAGCGATACGCTCACAAAGGAGTAG
- a CDS encoding phosphoglycerate kinase: MAIETLDDLAVQGTTLGVRIDINSPLTDEGALADDARLRAHVETLSELLDRGGRVAVLAHQGRPGGDEFRDLRPHADRLDELLDAPVGYADGTFSGEARRKIENLDDGQAVVLENTRFYSEEYMEFPADRAGETELVDKLAPVLDAYVNDAFAAAHRSQPSIVGFPTRIPAYAGRVMESELDVLGDIESTPEPRTYVVGGAKVPDSLAVAESVLERGLADEVLTTGVVANVFLLADGTDLGDASADFVYEQGYWDEIDRAADLLAEYGDRIRLPVDLAVERDGERHEIAAGDLPPREGEAAMDVGTATIEAYGETVEGSGTVVLNGPAGVFEDETFARGTRELFETATDAEFSVVGGGDTAAAIREFDVEGFDHVSTGGGAALNMLTGEDLPAVEALRN, from the coding sequence ATGGCGATAGAGACCCTGGACGACCTCGCCGTCCAAGGGACAACGCTGGGAGTGCGTATCGACATCAACAGCCCCCTGACCGACGAGGGCGCGCTGGCCGACGACGCCCGACTGCGCGCTCACGTCGAGACCCTCTCGGAACTGCTCGACCGCGGCGGCCGGGTGGCCGTCCTCGCCCATCAAGGCCGTCCCGGCGGCGACGAGTTCAGAGACCTCCGCCCGCACGCAGACCGCCTCGACGAACTGCTCGACGCGCCGGTGGGGTACGCCGACGGCACGTTCTCGGGGGAGGCCCGCCGCAAAATCGAGAATCTGGACGACGGACAGGCGGTCGTGCTGGAGAACACGCGATTCTACAGCGAGGAGTATATGGAGTTTCCCGCCGACCGTGCCGGAGAGACGGAACTCGTGGACAAACTCGCCCCCGTCTTGGACGCCTACGTCAACGACGCCTTCGCGGCGGCCCACCGTTCTCAGCCCTCCATCGTCGGCTTCCCGACCCGGATTCCGGCCTACGCCGGGCGTGTGATGGAGTCGGAACTCGACGTGCTGGGCGACATCGAATCGACGCCCGAACCCCGGACCTACGTCGTCGGCGGCGCGAAGGTCCCCGACTCGCTGGCGGTCGCCGAGAGCGTCCTCGAACGCGGCCTCGCCGACGAGGTGCTGACGACCGGCGTCGTCGCCAACGTCTTCCTGCTCGCCGACGGGACCGACCTCGGCGACGCCAGCGCGGACTTCGTGTACGAACAGGGCTACTGGGACGAAATCGACCGCGCGGCCGACCTGCTGGCGGAGTACGGCGACCGAATCCGCCTCCCCGTCGATTTGGCGGTCGAGCGCGACGGCGAGCGCCACGAGATCGCCGCCGGGGACCTGCCGCCACGCGAGGGCGAGGCCGCGATGGACGTCGGGACCGCGACGATAGAAGCCTACGGCGAGACCGTCGAAGGCTCCGGCACGGTCGTCCTCAACGGTCCGGCGGGAGTCTTCGAGGACGAGACGTTCGCCCGCGGCACGCGCGAACTGTTCGAGACCGCCACGGACGCCGAGTTCAGCGTCGTCGGCGGCGGCGACACCGCCGCGGCCATCCGCGAGTTCGACGTCGAGGGCTTCGACCACGTCAGCACCGGCGGCGGCGCGGCCCTCAACATGCTGACCGGCGAGGACCTGCCGGCGGTCGAGGCGCTCCGGAACTGA
- a CDS encoding ABC transporter substrate-binding protein has protein sequence MTGMEESRRAYLKTTAAVAGAGLTGLSGCIGSISGGGGGGGPIQMGSILPITGSLSPYGQGMQDAVNLAKKHINDAGGPLGRTVKVTNKDSETKPSKASQKYKSLVNEQGIVGFVGAASSGVSVPLAKNVASDGVMQVSHASTTPALAEIGYNDDESIKYFGRTAPNDGQQGLVMGRTMNEDKYIGADKAAFLYVNNAYGKGLAKKAKAAFDGETVGMVPYDKKSTDYTSTLDKLFENDPDAIGFVGYPGNGKTILKQWNNGGYGGEWVLSEGLNDKGFFQNLKSITDGMYLASPSPESAKKSTKAFNEGMGDKSGTLFAAHAYDGLFLQALAMHKAGKASGKAIAKNIRSVSREGTKVYAGQFKRAKDLLDDSEDINYQGASSPVDMNANLEPLNKFAIMQVQKGKRKQITEIERSWFEGKL, from the coding sequence ATGACAGGCATGGAAGAGTCGCGGCGCGCGTATCTGAAGACGACGGCGGCGGTAGCGGGGGCCGGACTCACCGGCCTCTCGGGATGTATCGGAAGCATCTCAGGCGGCGGTGGCGGCGGTGGCCCCATCCAGATGGGGTCGATTCTCCCGATTACGGGGTCGCTGAGTCCCTACGGACAAGGGATGCAGGACGCGGTGAACCTCGCGAAGAAGCACATCAACGACGCGGGCGGACCGCTCGGTCGGACCGTGAAGGTCACGAACAAAGACAGCGAGACGAAGCCGAGCAAAGCCTCTCAGAAGTACAAATCGCTGGTCAACGAGCAGGGCATCGTCGGCTTCGTCGGGGCGGCGTCCAGCGGGGTCTCGGTTCCCCTCGCCAAGAACGTCGCCTCCGACGGCGTGATGCAGGTGAGCCACGCGAGTACGACCCCGGCACTCGCCGAAATCGGCTACAACGACGACGAGAGCATCAAGTACTTCGGCCGGACGGCACCCAACGACGGCCAACAGGGACTCGTGATGGGCCGCACCATGAACGAGGACAAGTACATCGGCGCGGACAAGGCCGCGTTCCTCTACGTCAACAACGCGTACGGCAAGGGACTGGCGAAGAAGGCGAAGGCCGCGTTCGACGGTGAGACGGTCGGGATGGTTCCCTACGACAAGAAATCGACCGACTACACCTCGACGCTCGACAAGCTGTTCGAGAACGACCCCGACGCCATCGGGTTCGTCGGCTACCCCGGCAACGGAAAGACCATCCTCAAGCAATGGAACAACGGCGGCTACGGCGGCGAGTGGGTCCTCAGCGAGGGTCTGAACGACAAGGGATTCTTCCAGAACCTGAAATCCATCACCGACGGGATGTATCTCGCGTCGCCGAGTCCGGAGTCCGCGAAGAAGAGCACGAAAGCATTCAACGAAGGAATGGGCGACAAGTCCGGAACGCTGTTCGCCGCTCACGCTTACGACGGCCTGTTCCTGCAAGCGCTGGCCATGCACAAAGCAGGGAAAGCGTCCGGCAAGGCCATCGCCAAGAACATCCGGTCGGTCTCCCGCGAGGGGACGAAGGTGTACGCCGGACAGTTCAAGAGGGCCAAGGACCTTCTCGACGACAGCGAGGACATCAACTATCAGGGCGCGTCCAGTCCGGTGGACATGAACGCGAACCTCGAACCGCTCAACAAGTTCGCCATCATGCAGGTCCAGAAGGGCAAGCGCAAACAGATCACCGAAATCGAACGCTCGTGGTTCGAGGGCAAGCTGTAG
- a CDS encoding ABC transporter substrate-binding protein, with product MSEKYRTTRRVYLKGATAAGVAGLTGLSASAGAAQGGPIQMGSILPITGALSAYGTGMQKAANLAAQNINDAGGPLGRQINMNNADSETKPARAIQKYNSLVNEAGIIGFVGAASSGVSVPLAQNVASDQVMQMSNASTSPALAQIGYNEDKTVKYFGRTAPNDAQQGIVMGRIMSDDKYIGADKAAFLYVDNPYGQGLAEKASAQFTGETTAMVGYSKRSSDYTSTLDKVFNGNPDAVGFVGYPGNGRTILKQWNNGGYGGEWVLSEGLNSSEFLSSLSNITAGMYLASPDPEQTKGATKFEQMMGDQAGTLFAPHAYDALFLQALAIQAAGEASGPAIAKNIRRVSRAEAGSQATATETTTADMSGGQSSPPQGDIVTVDEFQKAKDLLSNGQDINYQGASSPVNLNEQLEPLNQFAIMQVQDDGSTKVLETIPRSFFRGKLGEGGSGTTTTQG from the coding sequence ATGTCAGAGAAATATCGAACGACGCGACGGGTGTATCTAAAGGGCGCAACGGCCGCGGGGGTGGCCGGACTGACCGGACTGTCGGCGTCCGCGGGTGCGGCGCAGGGAGGTCCGATTCAGATGGGGTCGATTCTCCCCATCACGGGCGCACTCAGCGCGTACGGGACCGGGATGCAGAAGGCCGCGAACCTCGCGGCGCAGAACATCAACGACGCCGGGGGTCCGCTCGGCCGGCAGATCAACATGAACAACGCCGACAGCGAGACCAAGCCCGCGCGGGCCATCCAGAAGTACAACTCGCTGGTCAACGAGGCGGGCATCATCGGCTTCGTCGGCGCGGCGTCCAGCGGGGTCTCGGTCCCGCTCGCACAGAACGTCGCCTCCGATCAGGTTATGCAGATGAGCAACGCCAGCACCTCGCCCGCGCTGGCGCAGATCGGGTACAACGAGGACAAGACGGTCAAGTACTTCGGCCGGACCGCGCCCAACGACGCCCAGCAGGGCATCGTGATGGGCCGCATCATGAGCGACGACAAGTACATCGGCGCGGACAAGGCGGCGTTCCTCTACGTCGACAACCCCTACGGGCAGGGGCTGGCCGAGAAGGCCAGCGCCCAGTTCACCGGCGAGACGACCGCGATGGTCGGTTACAGCAAGCGGTCGAGCGACTACACATCGACGCTCGACAAGGTGTTCAACGGAAATCCCGACGCGGTCGGGTTCGTCGGCTATCCCGGCAACGGTCGGACCATCCTCAAGCAGTGGAACAACGGCGGCTACGGCGGCGAGTGGGTCCTCAGCGAGGGGCTCAACTCCTCGGAGTTCCTCAGCAGTCTGAGCAACATCACGGCGGGGATGTACCTCGCCTCGCCCGACCCCGAGCAGACGAAGGGTGCGACCAAGTTCGAGCAGATGATGGGCGACCAGGCGGGCACCCTGTTCGCGCCCCACGCCTACGACGCCCTGTTCCTTCAGGCGCTGGCCATACAGGCCGCCGGGGAGGCGTCCGGACCGGCCATCGCCAAGAACATCCGCCGCGTCTCGCGGGCCGAAGCCGGAAGCCAAGCAACGGCGACCGAGACCACCACGGCCGACATGTCGGGTGGCCAGTCCTCCCCGCCGCAGGGGGACATCGTCACGGTCGACGAGTTCCAGAAGGCCAAGGATCTGCTGTCGAACGGCCAGGACATCAACTACCAGGGCGCGTCCAGCCCCGTCAATCTCAACGAGCAGCTGGAACCGCTCAACCAGTTCGCCATCATGCAGGTGCAGGACGACGGTTCGACGAAGGTCCTGGAGACGATTCCGCGGAGCTTCTTCCGGGGCAAACTCGGCGAAGGCGGCTCAGGGACGACCACGACACAAGGATAG
- a CDS encoding ABC transporter ATP-binding protein — protein sequence MALLEAHDIVSGYGDAQILHGVSMDVSDDEIVCIIGPNGAGKSTFMKAVFGLIDCWDGSVNFDGADITDLRPDEITREGMCYVPQVDNVFPNLTVRENLEMGAYILDSMPEDALQEVFDRFPILEERQNQKAGTMSGGQQQMLAMGRGLMVDPDLMLVDEPSAGLAPDLVDEVFEKIIEINESGTAILMVEQNARKALRNSDRGYVLEMGENRFEDTGEALLDNDEVTELYLGAGGDAGETGEAATDD from the coding sequence ATGGCGCTACTCGAAGCCCACGACATCGTCTCGGGGTACGGCGACGCCCAAATCCTTCACGGCGTGTCGATGGACGTGAGCGACGACGAAATCGTCTGCATCATCGGCCCGAACGGGGCCGGGAAGTCCACCTTCATGAAGGCTGTCTTCGGTCTCATCGACTGCTGGGACGGGTCGGTGAACTTCGACGGCGCGGACATCACCGACCTCCGTCCGGACGAGATCACCCGCGAGGGGATGTGCTACGTCCCGCAGGTGGACAACGTCTTCCCGAACCTCACCGTCCGGGAGAACTTGGAGATGGGCGCGTACATCCTCGACTCGATGCCCGAGGACGCCCTCCAAGAGGTGTTCGACCGTTTCCCGATTCTCGAAGAGCGCCAGAACCAGAAGGCCGGAACCATGTCCGGCGGCCAACAGCAGATGCTGGCGATGGGCCGCGGGCTGATGGTGGACCCGGACCTGATGCTGGTGGACGAACCGAGCGCCGGACTCGCGCCGGACCTCGTGGACGAGGTGTTCGAGAAGATAATCGAGATCAACGAGTCGGGCACGGCCATCCTGATGGTCGAACAGAACGCCCGGAAAGCCCTGCGGAACTCCGACCGAGGCTACGTACTGGAGATGGGCGAGAACCGCTTCGAGGACACGGGCGAGGCCCTGCTCGACAACGACGAGGTCACGGAACTCTACCTCGGTGCTGGCGGCGACGCTGGCGAGACCGGCGAGGCCGCGACTGACGACTGA
- a CDS encoding ABC transporter ATP-binding protein encodes MSETVESEERTHGTGEAILEVEGLRKTFGGITAVDGATFEVEEGTVTGLIGPNGAGKTTTFNLISGFYEPDGGEVRYRGTDLQDIMRPSGTEQGIWMSASGMTFGGIGLAAAASAGVSTLATGGAALVGAGLGAGVYRAEEKVKNDYLDVKNKRPFRVSQEGLSRTFQLTRELQGLTVLENLMLAPQDQRGESLTNAWFRRGAVEDEEDDVRERAVEMLEFLEIDHLTNEYAGNLSGGQRKLLELGRVLMTDPDLILLDEPVAGVNPALTEKLLERIENLREQGYTFCIVEHDMEVIMNLSDTIIVMDQGKKLMQGTPEEVQNDQRVVDAYLGG; translated from the coding sequence ATGAGCGAGACAGTCGAATCCGAAGAACGAACCCACGGAACCGGCGAAGCGATACTCGAAGTCGAGGGCCTGCGCAAGACGTTCGGCGGGATTACCGCCGTGGACGGCGCGACCTTCGAGGTCGAGGAGGGCACTGTCACGGGCCTCATCGGCCCGAACGGTGCCGGGAAGACGACGACGTTCAACCTCATCAGCGGCTTCTACGAACCCGACGGCGGGGAAGTTCGCTACCGCGGCACCGACCTCCAAGACATCATGCGCCCGAGCGGCACCGAGCAGGGCATCTGGATGAGCGCGTCCGGGATGACCTTCGGCGGTATCGGGCTCGCTGCCGCGGCCTCCGCGGGCGTCTCGACGCTCGCGACCGGTGGCGCGGCGCTCGTCGGCGCGGGACTCGGTGCGGGCGTCTATCGGGCCGAGGAGAAGGTCAAGAACGACTACCTCGACGTCAAGAACAAGCGCCCGTTCCGGGTCTCGCAGGAAGGTCTCTCGCGGACGTTCCAGTTGACTCGCGAGCTACAGGGGCTGACCGTGTTGGAGAACCTGATGCTCGCGCCCCAGGACCAGCGCGGCGAGAGTCTCACCAACGCGTGGTTCCGTCGCGGCGCGGTCGAAGACGAGGAGGACGACGTGCGCGAGCGCGCCGTCGAGATGCTGGAGTTCCTCGAAATCGACCACCTCACCAACGAGTACGCCGGCAACCTCTCGGGCGGCCAGCGCAAACTGCTGGAACTCGGGCGCGTGCTGATGACCGACCCGGACCTCATCCTGCTGGACGAACCGGTTGCCGGGGTCAACCCCGCGCTGACCGAGAAGTTGCTCGAACGCATCGAGAACCTGCGCGAGCAGGGTTACACGTTCTGCATCGTCGAACACGACATGGAGGTCATCATGAACCTCTCGGACACGATTATCGTCATGGACCAAGGAAAGAAGCTGATGCAAGGCACGCCCGAGGAGGTACAGAACGACCAGCGAGTTGTGGACGCCTATCTGGGGGGATAA
- a CDS encoding branched-chain amino acid ABC transporter permease → MALSSSLVSLGIIVGIYAILALGLNIKFGYTGLLDIGHVAFYLVGAYVTALLVLPPASTQQFATYILGWNWPWLPAIAVGTLAAGLLGMLVALPAIRLREDYLAIAVLGISVILKRVVQSEGWLANGPGSLRGFSQPFRDHFPLPADTLAAAALLGFVVLVLWTVATFLLAQVGTERETEVSADGGGASEAKATDGGVAAGRTISGTPGVGGWVVDGLLALTTLGVGYVAARRSRTETSESEQKLLLGGGALFGLAAGVVAWQAFEWWTLFGVNLDWLFGLVVFAAITTGFYGANRRYAPMAGAITAAAAFGAAFVAGDSPMVAFVFLAAISLFTWIFGAVAVVRKYSDLSGRDFGVSFALAIVFVACFAPLIVLGGGSGDAMSSIGLFVTMGMLVAFLYGVYYVGSNWSRFGSGVEFVRIVGVGAIWLFAIRYFVMASIVPFQRNGVGAVVDNTIQNLLWLLKFQSGTAEFDYARFLLVLTLASLGMLYYLAEITVESPFGRVLKAIHEDEDVATSLGKNTFAYKVQSMMLGSALAGFAGGLTAIYFQSLVHTMFAPRVTFIAFLALIIGGTANNKGMILGATIYWAFQKATADIAGFFPTAARSSVQALRLAFIGALLIIILYYRPEGLWGEKRTVAEVAEE, encoded by the coding sequence ATGGCGCTGTCCTCCAGCCTCGTCTCGCTCGGCATCATCGTGGGCATCTACGCGATACTCGCCCTCGGACTGAACATCAAATTCGGCTACACCGGACTGTTGGACATCGGCCACGTGGCGTTCTATCTGGTCGGTGCGTACGTCACCGCGCTGCTGGTCCTCCCACCCGCCAGCACCCAACAGTTCGCCACGTACATCCTCGGGTGGAACTGGCCGTGGCTCCCGGCCATCGCGGTCGGGACGCTGGCCGCCGGCCTGCTCGGCATGCTGGTCGCGCTCCCGGCGATCCGACTCCGGGAGGACTATCTGGCTATCGCGGTGCTGGGAATCTCGGTCATCCTGAAACGCGTCGTCCAGTCCGAAGGCTGGCTGGCGAACGGGCCGGGGTCGCTCCGCGGGTTCAGCCAACCGTTCCGCGACCACTTCCCGCTGCCCGCCGACACCCTCGCGGCCGCCGCGCTCCTCGGGTTCGTCGTCCTCGTCCTCTGGACGGTGGCGACGTTCCTGCTCGCGCAGGTCGGCACCGAGCGCGAGACCGAGGTGTCGGCCGACGGCGGCGGAGCGAGCGAAGCGAAAGCCACCGACGGCGGCGTCGCCGCGGGCCGCACCATCTCGGGCACGCCCGGCGTCGGCGGGTGGGTCGTCGATGGCCTGCTCGCGTTGACGACGCTCGGCGTCGGCTACGTCGCCGCGCGTCGCTCCCGGACGGAGACCAGCGAGTCCGAACAGAAACTCCTGCTCGGCGGGGGCGCGCTCTTCGGTCTCGCGGCCGGCGTCGTCGCGTGGCAGGCCTTCGAGTGGTGGACGCTGTTCGGCGTGAACCTCGACTGGCTGTTCGGGCTGGTCGTCTTCGCGGCGATTACCACGGGCTTCTACGGCGCGAACCGGCGGTACGCGCCGATGGCCGGCGCGATTACGGCCGCGGCCGCCTTCGGCGCGGCGTTCGTCGCGGGCGACTCGCCGATGGTCGCGTTCGTCTTCCTCGCGGCCATCTCGCTGTTCACGTGGATATTCGGCGCGGTCGCGGTCGTCCGCAAGTACAGCGACCTGTCGGGCCGGGACTTCGGCGTCTCGTTCGCGCTCGCTATCGTGTTCGTCGCGTGTTTCGCGCCGCTCATCGTGTTGGGCGGCGGGTCTGGCGACGCGATGAGCAGTATCGGCCTGTTCGTCACGATGGGGATGCTCGTCGCGTTCCTCTACGGCGTCTACTACGTCGGGTCGAACTGGAGTCGGTTCGGGTCGGGCGTCGAGTTCGTTCGCATCGTCGGCGTCGGTGCCATCTGGCTGTTCGCCATCCGGTACTTCGTGATGGCCAGCATCGTCCCGTTCCAGCGCAACGGCGTGGGAGCGGTCGTGGACAACACGATTCAGAACCTGCTGTGGCTGTTGAAGTTCCAAAGCGGGACCGCGGAGTTCGATTACGCGCGGTTCCTGCTGGTGCTGACGCTGGCGTCGCTCGGGATGCTCTACTACCTCGCGGAGATCACGGTCGAATCGCCGTTCGGCCGGGTGCTGAAGGCCATCCACGAGGACGAGGACGTGGCGACCTCGCTGGGCAAGAACACGTTCGCCTACAAGGTCCAGAGCATGATGCTCGGGTCGGCGCTCGCCGGATTCGCCGGCGGCCTGACCGCCATCTACTTCCAGAGTCTGGTCCACACGATGTTCGCGCCGCGAGTGACGTTCATCGCGTTCCTCGCGCTCATCATCGGCGGCACGGCGAACAACAAGGGGATGATTCTGGGCGCGACCATCTACTGGGCGTTCCAGAAGGCGACCGCCGACATCGCCGGGTTCTTCCCGACGGCGGCGCGCTCGTCGGTGCAGGCGCTCCGGTTGGCGTTCATCGGTGCCCTGCTCATCATCATCCTCTACTACCGCCCCGAAGGGCTGTGGGGCGAGAAACGAACCGTCGCGGAGGTGGCCGAAGAATGA
- a CDS encoding branched-chain amino acid ABC transporter permease — translation MPPSTGLANAIMTGLVTGSIVALGAIGLALVYNIAEVPNFAHGELLMLGAYMALFVNKPTTVPVFELFTEAATRELTGVGMAILFVLAAGSVLAAVYLLGGLPALKGSWWPGDPSPALALGVHAVAAAALGVVVTLGFPSIWAGLLLSALMLAWIAPFLEKVIFQKFRAKDASLATMLIVTLGLSFVLRFGTQAFYGGQVRTYVVPQVGTVFGYDVGLSAAKFFDFYVTGSGLSLHVIDTGPEPDQAMFTAAYSWLALVALVVLTVGVAAALYRWRSGGAEGYGTSHTVGPKLAAAVGGVVTFVALLFALSGGGSVPDSSAFSTRIRLSLMRASVFFIAIAMMALLHFLLQETKLGKAMRASSDNIDLAKITGINTDRVMMATWIIAGAFAAVGGVMLGVLFSQLTVNMGFFLLLPMFAGVILGGLQSVYGAILGSYIVGLSMDVGIYAIPNIGSTYRIPIAFAILFVVLLVKPEGITGGS, via the coding sequence GTGCCACCTAGTACCGGGTTGGCCAACGCGATTATGACCGGTCTCGTCACCGGGAGCATCGTCGCACTGGGCGCTATCGGACTCGCACTGGTGTACAACATCGCCGAGGTCCCGAACTTCGCGCACGGCGAACTCCTCATGCTCGGGGCGTACATGGCGCTGTTCGTCAACAAACCGACGACCGTACCGGTGTTCGAACTGTTCACCGAGGCGGCGACCCGCGAACTCACCGGCGTCGGGATGGCCATCCTCTTCGTGCTGGCCGCGGGGTCGGTGCTCGCCGCGGTGTACTTACTCGGCGGATTACCGGCGTTGAAGGGGTCGTGGTGGCCCGGCGACCCCAGTCCGGCGCTCGCCCTCGGCGTCCACGCGGTCGCCGCCGCGGCGCTGGGCGTCGTCGTCACGCTCGGATTCCCGTCGATTTGGGCCGGACTGCTGCTCTCGGCTCTGATGCTGGCGTGGATCGCACCGTTCCTCGAAAAAGTCATCTTCCAGAAGTTCCGCGCGAAAGACGCCTCGCTGGCGACGATGCTCATCGTCACCCTCGGCCTCTCGTTCGTGCTTCGATTCGGCACGCAGGCGTTCTACGGCGGACAGGTCCGGACCTACGTCGTCCCGCAGGTCGGCACCGTCTTCGGCTACGACGTTGGCCTTTCGGCGGCGAAGTTCTTCGACTTCTACGTCACCGGGAGCGGCCTGAGCCTGCACGTCATCGACACCGGGCCGGAACCCGACCAAGCGATGTTCACCGCGGCCTACTCGTGGCTCGCGCTCGTCGCGCTGGTCGTCCTGACCGTCGGAGTCGCCGCCGCGCTCTACCGCTGGCGGAGCGGCGGCGCGGAGGGCTACGGCACGAGCCACACCGTCGGCCCGAAACTCGCCGCGGCCGTCGGCGGCGTCGTGACGTTCGTCGCGCTCCTGTTCGCTCTCTCGGGCGGCGGGTCGGTGCCCGACTCGTCGGCGTTCTCGACTCGCATCCGCCTGTCGCTGATGCGGGCGTCGGTGTTCTTCATCGCCATCGCGATGATGGCACTGCTCCACTTCCTGTTGCAGGAGACCAAACTCGGGAAGGCGATGCGGGCGTCCAGCGACAACATCGACCTCGCGAAGATTACGGGCATCAACACCGACCGCGTGATGATGGCGACGTGGATCATCGCCGGGGCGTTCGCCGCGGTCGGCGGCGTGATGCTCGGCGTGCTGTTCAGCCAACTGACGGTCAACATGGGATTCTTCCTGTTGCTCCCGATGTTCGCCGGGGTCATCCTCGGCGGTCTCCAGTCGGTGTACGGCGCGATTCTCGGGAGCTACATCGTCGGGCTGTCGATGGACGTGGGCATCTACGCGATTCCGAACATCGGTTCGACGTACCGCATCCCCATCGCGTTCGCCATCCTGTTCGTCGTGTTGCTAGTCAAGCCGGAAGGCATCACGGGGGGTAGCTGA
- a CDS encoding CBS domain-containing protein has protein sequence MEGEVTVRDVMTRDYVGVSESDTVLGAVRLMNEEGTGCVVVLRGSEPVGIMTESDVLALVAEEGEPAETEVSAVMSEPVVSVDAERELSDAAGTMSREDIRRLLVTNGDELVGVLSERDVISASASLSGVPSVRGDSARDVTGGGPMADDRMGGDPMTGDRPSDPTETVGENGDHGEYSDRSICETCGTLSRELANVNGQLICADCREV, from the coding sequence ATGGAAGGCGAAGTGACCGTCCGGGACGTGATGACCCGAGACTACGTGGGCGTCAGCGAGTCGGATACGGTTCTCGGAGCGGTGAGACTCATGAACGAGGAGGGAACGGGGTGCGTGGTCGTTCTCCGGGGGAGCGAACCGGTGGGCATCATGACCGAATCCGACGTGTTGGCGCTCGTCGCCGAGGAGGGCGAACCGGCCGAGACGGAGGTGTCGGCGGTGATGTCCGAACCCGTCGTCTCGGTGGACGCCGAACGCGAACTCTCGGACGCCGCGGGCACGATGTCTCGCGAGGACATCCGGCGACTGTTGGTCACCAACGGCGACGAACTCGTCGGCGTCCTCTCGGAGCGCGACGTGATTTCGGCGTCGGCGTCGCTGTCCGGCGTCCCGTCGGTCCGCGGCGACTCGGCCCGCGACGTGACCGGCGGTGGCCCGATGGCAGACGACCGGATGGGCGGCGACCCGATGACCGGCGACCGACCCTCGGACCCGACCGAGACAGTCGGCGAGAACGGCGACCACGGTGAGTACTCCGACCGGAGCATTTGCGAGACCTGCGGAACGCTGAGTCGGGAACTCGCCAACGTCAACGGCCAACTCATCTGTGCGGACTGCCGGGAAGTGTAG